In Rhodobium gokarnense, the sequence GCACACCTGGCTGCCCGACGCTATGGAGGGCCCGACCCCGGTCTCGGCCCTGATCCACGCCGCGACCATGGTCACCGCTGGCGTCTTCATGGTGGCGCGGCTGTCGCCGCTGTTCGAAGTCTCGCACACCGCGCTCGCCGTCGTCGTCATCATCGGCGCGACCACAGCGTTCTTTGCCGCCACCGTCGGCCTCGTCCAGAACGACATCAAGCGCGTGATCGCCTATTCGACCTGCTCGCAGCTCGGCTACATGTTCGTCGCGCTGGGCGTCGGCGCCTACGGGGCGGGCATCTTCCACCTCTTCACCCACGCCTTCTTCAAGGCGCTGCTGTTCCTGTCCGCCGGCTCGGTTATCCATGCCGTTTCCGACGAGCAGGACATGCGCAAGATGGGCGGCCTCAGGAACCACATCCCGGTCACCTTCTGGATGATGATCATCGGCACCCTGGCGCTCACCGGCTTCCCGCTGACCGCCGGCTTCTTCTCCAAGGACGCGATCATCGAATCCGCCTTCGTCGGCCATGGCGCGGCCGCCGAATACGCCTTCTGGCTGGTGGTGATCGCCGCGCTCTTCACCTCGTTCTATTCCTGGCGGCTGATCTTCATGACCTTCTTCGGCAAGCCTCGTGCTTCCGCTGAGGTAATGGGCCACGTCCACGAGTCGCCGCGGGTGATGACCGTGCCGCTGATGGTGCTGGCGCTCGGCGCACTCGCCGCCGGCATCCTGTTTTCCGGCAGCTTTATCGGCGAGGGCTACGGCGAATTCTGGAAGACGGCGCTGTTCGTCTCGGAGGAAAACCACGTCCTTCACGAGATGCACAACGTCCCGCTCTGGGTGAAGCTCGCGCCCTTCGTGATGATGGTCGCCGGCTTCGTCGTCGCCTTCTACTTCTACATCATGTCGCCGGAGACGCCGAAGAAGCTGGCAAAGCAGCACGACGGCCTCTACCAGTTCCTGCTCAACAAGTGGTACTTCGACGAGCTCTACGACGTCCTGTTCGTGCGCTCGGCCAAATGGCTCGGCCGGTTCCTGTGGAAGCAGGGTGACGGCAGGGTCATCGACGGCTACGGGCCGGACGGCGTCTCGGCCCGGGTGCTGCAGGCCACCGGCTGGGTGGTCCGACTGCAGACCGGCTATCTCTATCACTATGCATTCGCGATCCTGATCGGCGTCGCCGCGCTGATCACCTGGGCAATGTTCACCGGCGGAGGGGCACACTAATGGGCGACTGGCCACTGCTCACAATTGTCACCTTCCTGCCGCTGATCGGCGTTCTGGCGATCCTGACGGTCCAGGACGACGACGCGGTCGCCCGGCAGAACATCCGCCGCGCGGCGCTGTTCGCCACGTCGATGACGTTCCTCGTCTCGCTGCTGATCTGGGCCTCGTTCGATCCCTCCGATCCCGGCTTCCAGATGGTCGAGAAGCGCGACTGGCTCGGCGGCGCGATGTCCTATCACGTCGGCGTCGACGGCATTTCCATGCTGTTCGTCATCCTCACCACCTTCCTGATGCCGTTCTGCATCCTGGCGAGCTGGAAGTCGGTGGAGGACCGGGTCAAGGAATACATGATCGCCTTCCTGGTGCTGGAGACGCTGATGATCGGCGTCTTCACGGCGCTCGACCTCGTCATCTTCTACGTCTTCTTCGAAGGCGGCCTGATCCCGATGTTCCTGATCATCGGCGTGTGGGGCGGCAAGCGGCGCATCTACGCCAGCTTCAAGTTCTTCCTCTACACGCTGCTCGGCTCGGTGCTGATGCTGCTCGCCATCATGGCCATGTACTGGCAGGCCGGCACCACGGACATCACGGTCCTGCTCGACCACAATTTCCCGGCCGGCATGCAGACCTGGCTATGGCTTGCATTCTTCGCCTCCTTCGCAGTGAAAATGCCGATGTGGCCGGTCCACACCTGGCTGCCGGACGCCCACGTGGAGGCGCCGACGGCCGGCTCGGTGATCCTTGCCGCCATCCTCCTGAAGATGGGCGGCTACGGCTTCATCCGGTTCTCGCTGCCGATGTTCCCGCTCGCCTCGGAGATGTTCGCGCCCTTCGTCTTCGCGCTCTCCGTCGTCGCCATCATCTACACCTCGCTGGTGGCGCTGATGCAGGAGGACATCAAGAAGCTGATCGCCTATTCGTCCGTCGCCCATATGGGCTTCGTCACCATGGGCATCTTCACCATGACGACCCAGGGCGTGCAGGGCGGCATCTTCCAGATGCTCTCCCACGGCATCGTCTCCGGCGCCCTGTTCCTGTGCGTCGGCGTCATCTACGACCGCATGCACACCCGCGAGATCGCCGCCTATGGCGGGCTCGTCAACCGCATGCCCTGGTATGCCGTCGCCTTCATGGTGTTCACGCTGGCCAATGTCGGGCTGC encodes:
- the nuoL gene encoding NADH-quinone oxidoreductase subunit L; the protein is MYSAIVFLPLLGFLIAGLFGRIIGDKASEYITSGLLVVSCLLSWIAFFAVGYGDGPVEQVPIATWITSGALTIDWSLRIDTLTVVMLVVVTTVSALVHIYSIGYMHHDPSRARFFAYLSLFTFAMLMLVTSDNLLQMFFGWEGVGLASYLLIGFWYQKPSANAAAMKAFIVNRVGDFGFSLGIFALFALTGSIGLDAVFAAAGDLSETTFLFLSWDVNALTVICLLLFMGAMGKSAQFLLHTWLPDAMEGPTPVSALIHAATMVTAGVFMVARLSPLFEVSHTALAVVVIIGATTAFFAATVGLVQNDIKRVIAYSTCSQLGYMFVALGVGAYGAGIFHLFTHAFFKALLFLSAGSVIHAVSDEQDMRKMGGLRNHIPVTFWMMIIGTLALTGFPLTAGFFSKDAIIESAFVGHGAAAEYAFWLVVIAALFTSFYSWRLIFMTFFGKPRASAEVMGHVHESPRVMTVPLMVLALGALAAGILFSGSFIGEGYGEFWKTALFVSEENHVLHEMHNVPLWVKLAPFVMMVAGFVVAFYFYIMSPETPKKLAKQHDGLYQFLLNKWYFDELYDVLFVRSAKWLGRFLWKQGDGRVIDGYGPDGVSARVLQATGWVVRLQTGYLYHYAFAILIGVAALITWAMFTGGGAH
- a CDS encoding NADH-quinone oxidoreductase subunit M: MGDWPLLTIVTFLPLIGVLAILTVQDDDAVARQNIRRAALFATSMTFLVSLLIWASFDPSDPGFQMVEKRDWLGGAMSYHVGVDGISMLFVILTTFLMPFCILASWKSVEDRVKEYMIAFLVLETLMIGVFTALDLVIFYVFFEGGLIPMFLIIGVWGGKRRIYASFKFFLYTLLGSVLMLLAIMAMYWQAGTTDITVLLDHNFPAGMQTWLWLAFFASFAVKMPMWPVHTWLPDAHVEAPTAGSVILAAILLKMGGYGFIRFSLPMFPLASEMFAPFVFALSVVAIIYTSLVALMQEDIKKLIAYSSVAHMGFVTMGIFTMTTQGVQGGIFQMLSHGIVSGALFLCVGVIYDRMHTREIAAYGGLVNRMPWYAVAFMVFTLANVGLPGTSGFVGEFLTLVAAFKVNTWVAFLATFGVILSACYALWLYRRVVFGTLDKESLKSILDLSTREKAILIPLIVLTILFGFYPMPILDVTAASVDQLITKVEAATAAAQQTALIVGN